The uncultured Methanoregula sp. genomic sequence CAAGATCCCCCTGAAATTATTTGTTATAAATAACAATGGCTATGTCTCGATACGAAATACCCAGAATGCGTATTTTGAAGGGCGGTTTTGCGGGTCAGATCCCGGCAGTGGTGTCTCATGCCCGAACCTGAAGAAAATTGCCAATGCATATGGAATTCACTATGAATCCGTGCACGAAGATCAGGATCTCGATAAAAAACTGAAAGTTGTCCTGGGATACCAGGGCCCGGTAATCTGCGAAATTTTTGTCTCCACAAATCAACAGATAACACCCAGTGTGAGCTCCCGTGTTCTTCCGGATGGAAAAATGATCTCAATGCCCCTCGAAGATATGTGGCCGTTTTTACCCCGGGACGAGTTCAGGAAAGAAATGATCATTGACCCGATCCGCATTGACGACGAGAATGAATAGATCTCTGGTTCAATAATATTTTCAGGTAATGCTTATGATGAATCTTAAAATACACGACACGCTGTTGAAAGAAATTGAGCTTATTATTTTTGATAAGGATGGGACCCTTTTCGAGCTTTATCCTTACTGGTCCATTGTAGCAAAGAGACGGGCAAAAAATATATGCAGCGCAATGCATGTTGACGATGATCTTCTCATTGACTACATCGGACTGGTCATGGGTGTTGATAACACGAAGAAATCAATGAATCCCAAAGGTCCCATCGGGATTTATAACCGTCCATATATCATGAATCTCCTGGTTACCGAGCTTCAGAAACGGGGCTATCCTGTAAACCCTCAGATGATTATGAATGCATTCCAGGAAGCTGATACATACATCAGTCAGGATGATATCCTCAGGCAATCACTTGTTCCCGTAAAAGGGCTTCCTGAATTTCTGCCTGCGGCTGCAAAAAGGTGTAAATGTGCAATATTTTCCTATGATCAGACAAAAAATCTCGAACACATCACTCACCTGATGATGATGAAAACATATTTTTCATTCCTTCTTGGCGGGGATCTGATCAAATATCCCAAGCCGGATCCATGGGGTGCCATAAAAATCATGCAGGATCTTAATGTATCGCCGGACCATACGATACTTATCGGGGATTCAATTCACGATATTGAGAGCGGGAAAAAAGCGGGATGTAAATATGTTATCACCCGAAAATCCGATATATCTGACATGGATTTGCTGGAACCCGTTTCAGATTTTATTATCAGGGATTATAATGAAATTATCGTGAAAAACTAACCGGCATCCGACCGGGGGCTATACAATTGTCCGGCAATGATCTGAATGAATAACATCTCTTCGGAAGTACCCTATTTATACTATTCAATAATAATAATTACACTTAAAAAAAATTTTAATAATTACAATTAGTTTCATTGGGGGTACCAGATGATACTCAAAGAACTTGAAAAAAAACTGTATGCTCATCTTACTATTCTGAGAGATAAATACGGTTGCGAGGGAATCAAATCAGAGTTTGAAAATGAGGGATCAGATTACCGCGATCTTATTCTTCTTCGTTATCTCACCGCGAAAACAGGTCTGAAGATGTTCATAAAAATCGGTGGTGTTGAAGCATTTTCCGACCTGAAACTGGCGTTACACCTGAATGCTGACGGCATCATCGTCCCCATGGTAGAATCGGAATTTGCATTGATTAAAAGCCAGAATATGATTGAAGATCTCCTCGGAACAAATTGTGAGGATTTTGACGTTTACATCAATATTG encodes the following:
- a CDS encoding HAD-IA family hydrolase, which encodes MKEIELIIFDKDGTLFELYPYWSIVAKRRAKNICSAMHVDDDLLIDYIGLVMGVDNTKKSMNPKGPIGIYNRPYIMNLLVTELQKRGYPVNPQMIMNAFQEADTYISQDDILRQSLVPVKGLPEFLPAAAKRCKCAIFSYDQTKNLEHITHLMMMKTYFSFLLGGDLIKYPKPDPWGAIKIMQDLNVSPDHTILIGDSIHDIESGKKAGCKYVITRKSDISDMDLLEPVSDFIIRDYNEIIVKN